A window of the Haloarcula litorea genome harbors these coding sequences:
- a CDS encoding endonuclease III domain-containing protein, which yields MEDRISDIHGALVNLHGEPEPPRDMHPIDSVIHTILSQNTSDENRDNAWDDLVSEFGHNYEAIENADHDELADAIRTAGLANQKASRIQDSLRTIREHTGGEYSLEFIKEMDVDEAQSWLTNIKGIGDKTAGIILLFRFGMDYFPVDTHCERLAKRFDLIPEDASYARAHELLTEHVPSDIKYSFHRLLIDHGRAYCTARDADCSNPVCEQFCDCEYC from the coding sequence ATGGAAGATCGCATCAGCGATATTCACGGCGCACTCGTTAACCTCCACGGCGAACCGGAGCCACCTCGGGATATGCATCCGATTGACTCCGTGATCCACACAATCCTGAGTCAGAACACAAGCGACGAGAACAGAGACAACGCGTGGGACGATCTTGTCTCCGAATTCGGGCATAATTACGAGGCCATCGAGAACGCCGACCACGACGAACTGGCCGATGCCATCAGAACCGCCGGACTCGCAAATCAGAAGGCCTCGCGTATTCAGGATTCTCTCCGTACTATCCGCGAACACACCGGTGGCGAATACTCCCTTGAGTTCATCAAAGAGATGGACGTGGACGAGGCGCAGTCGTGGTTGACGAATATCAAGGGGATCGGAGACAAGACCGCCGGTATCATCTTGCTCTTCCGGTTCGGTATGGACTACTTCCCCGTCGACACGCACTGTGAGCGGTTGGCAAAGCGGTTCGACTTGATCCCTGAAGACGCCAGCTACGCTCGTGCGCACGAGTTGCTCACTGAGCACGTGCCATCCGACATCAAGTACAGCTTCCACCGGCTGTTGATCGACCACGGCCGCGCCTACTGCACCGCCCGGGATGCGGACTGCAGCAACCCGGTGTGCGAGCAGTTCTGCGACTGCGAGTACTGCTAG
- a CDS encoding HalOD1 output domain-containing protein encodes MDDERPPTALDDTADPVLDTGSLGRTRTDLDSGVTVAEFDGEATPTLAILELVGTRSRRAIPELPPLAETIDPEALDTLCDGTADVCVRFDYAGYRVRVEGGSVALLPDS; translated from the coding sequence ATGGACGATGAGCGACCACCGACGGCACTCGACGACACGGCGGACCCGGTGCTCGACACCGGTTCGCTCGGCCGTACCCGGACCGACCTCGACAGCGGAGTGACGGTCGCGGAGTTCGACGGCGAGGCGACGCCGACGCTGGCGATCCTCGAACTGGTCGGCACCCGGAGCCGACGGGCAATACCGGAGCTGCCGCCGCTGGCCGAGACGATCGATCCGGAGGCCCTCGACACGCTGTGTGACGGGACCGCGGACGTCTGTGTCCGCTTCGACTACGCCGGCTACCGCGTCCGCGTGGAGGGGGGCTCCGTCGCGTTGCTACCCGACTCGTGA
- a CDS encoding bacterio-opsin activator domain-containing protein, which yields MVAIAEFTVPADALGLGSLFEAFPDATVEVERVVPTGDGVMPYLWVEGADGEAVAAALSDSAAVESVVLVDAVGDRTLLRCRYADPGRLLDAVAESGATMLSATGTADGWTIQVRGDERRAVAAFDEACRARGVVPTLWELEPGREGGGADALTEPQREALALAYDRGYFDEPRRATLEEIAVDLDISRQALASRLRRGHRALIAAHVVAAER from the coding sequence ATGGTAGCGATCGCCGAGTTCACCGTCCCGGCGGACGCACTGGGCCTCGGCTCGCTGTTCGAGGCGTTCCCGGACGCGACCGTCGAGGTCGAGCGGGTGGTGCCGACCGGAGACGGAGTGATGCCGTACCTCTGGGTCGAGGGGGCCGACGGCGAGGCCGTCGCGGCGGCACTGTCGGACAGCGCGGCCGTCGAGTCCGTGGTGCTCGTCGACGCCGTCGGCGACCGGACGCTCCTGCGCTGTCGGTACGCCGACCCGGGGCGGCTCCTCGACGCCGTCGCCGAGAGCGGCGCGACGATGCTCTCGGCGACGGGGACCGCGGACGGCTGGACGATCCAGGTTCGCGGGGACGAGCGACGGGCGGTCGCGGCGTTCGACGAGGCGTGTCGGGCACGGGGCGTCGTCCCGACGCTGTGGGAGCTGGAACCCGGCCGGGAGGGGGGCGGAGCGGACGCGCTGACCGAGCCACAGCGGGAGGCGCTCGCGCTGGCGTACGACCGGGGCTACTTCGACGAGCCGCGGCGAGCGACCCTCGAGGAGATCGCGGTCGACCTCGACATCTCGCGGCAGGCGCTCGCCAGCCGGCTGCGTCGCGGGCACCGGGCGCTGATCGCCGCGCACGTCGTCGCGGCGGAGCGGTAA
- a CDS encoding disulfide bond formation protein B: MRRPLDRVVAPRPLLAGASVIALVATAGSLWLSLGLGLVPCRLCWYQRILMYPLVIVLGVAALEARPGVARTALPLAGLGASLAAYHSWLQASRTTCRVGVVSCATVQYRVLGLTVPNLSLLAFFLVGVAVTAAWARG; the protein is encoded by the coding sequence GTGCGCCGCCCGCTCGATCGTGTCGTCGCTCCCCGCCCGCTGTTGGCCGGCGCGTCGGTGATCGCGCTCGTCGCCACCGCGGGGAGCCTCTGGCTCTCGCTGGGGCTCGGGCTCGTCCCCTGTCGGCTCTGCTGGTACCAGCGGATCCTGATGTACCCGCTCGTGATCGTCCTCGGCGTCGCGGCCCTCGAGGCGCGGCCGGGGGTCGCCCGCACCGCGCTGCCGCTGGCTGGGCTGGGCGCGTCGCTGGCCGCCTATCACTCGTGGCTGCAGGCGAGCCGGACCACCTGTCGCGTCGGGGTCGTGAGCTGTGCAACCGTCCAGTACCGGGTCCTCGGGCTGACGGTCCCGAACCTCTCGCTGCTGGCGTTCTTCCTCGTCGGCGTAGCCGTGACGGCCGCGTGGGCGCGAGGCTGA
- a CDS encoding beta-CASP ribonuclease aCPSF1 yields the protein MSTVEKQLEDVRATIDEEVPRHITVSEVTYEGPELVIYTRDPKAFADGDLVRRLASKLRKRITVRADPDVLTRPEQAEEQIRELLPDDAGVSDIQFLRDTGEVLVEAENPGQVIGRGGETLQEITRTVGWSPEVRRTPPIESPTVSNVRRFLTQERDDRRDILERVGRQIHRDPMSDEEWVRVSTLGGCHETGRSAFVVSTADTRVLVDCGDKPGDRTEQPYLDVPEAIGSGATSLDAVVLTHAHLDHSALVPMLFERGYDGPVYCTEPTRDLLALLTLDHADRTDPPYGTEMVREAVKHCITLEYGDVTDIAPDVKLTLHDAGHALGSSVVHFHIGDGLYNVAFSGDIRYDSTRLFDGAVNEFPRVETLVLESTYGGRNDYQTDQDDAERKLRNLLQGAADRDGTVFLPVHAASRAQELLLVLEEAMREGDVPELPVYLDGMIWEATALHTTYPDYLKRGVRDRVRDREDNPFLADQFTPVESGDDREAIAARDEGSVVLAPPHMLTDGPSREWLAHLAPDADTTIVFPDHQAQGTLGERVQRGANEVRVDGETVPVEARVETVDGFSGHADRQGLENFVKTMHPRPDKVLCVHGESSPTQDLSSSLYHDYNLRTFSPENLETFRFV from the coding sequence ATGAGCACTGTAGAGAAGCAACTCGAAGACGTCCGCGCGACGATCGACGAAGAGGTACCGCGACACATCACCGTCTCGGAGGTCACCTACGAGGGGCCCGAACTCGTCATCTACACCCGGGACCCCAAGGCGTTCGCCGACGGCGATCTGGTCAGACGGCTCGCCTCGAAGCTCCGCAAGCGCATCACCGTCCGGGCGGACCCGGACGTGCTGACACGCCCCGAGCAGGCCGAGGAACAGATCAGGGAACTCCTCCCGGACGACGCCGGCGTCAGCGACATCCAGTTCCTGCGAGACACCGGCGAGGTGCTCGTCGAGGCCGAGAACCCCGGACAGGTCATCGGTCGCGGGGGCGAGACGCTCCAGGAGATCACCCGCACCGTCGGCTGGTCGCCGGAGGTGCGACGCACGCCGCCGATCGAGTCCCCCACCGTCTCGAACGTCCGGCGGTTCCTCACACAGGAGCGGGACGACCGCCGGGACATCCTCGAACGCGTCGGCCGGCAGATCCACCGCGACCCGATGTCCGACGAGGAGTGGGTCCGCGTGTCGACCCTGGGCGGCTGTCACGAGACCGGGCGCTCGGCGTTCGTCGTCTCGACGGCCGACACGCGCGTCCTCGTCGACTGCGGCGACAAGCCCGGCGACCGCACCGAACAGCCGTACCTCGACGTGCCCGAGGCCATCGGGAGCGGCGCGACGTCGCTTGACGCCGTCGTCCTCACCCACGCCCACCTCGACCACTCGGCGCTGGTGCCGATGCTGTTCGAGCGTGGCTACGACGGCCCGGTCTACTGCACCGAGCCGACGCGGGACCTGCTGGCCCTGCTGACGCTGGACCACGCCGACCGCACCGATCCCCCCTACGGCACGGAGATGGTCCGGGAGGCGGTCAAACACTGTATCACGCTGGAGTACGGCGACGTGACCGACATCGCGCCCGACGTGAAGCTCACGCTGCACGACGCCGGTCACGCCCTCGGGAGCTCCGTCGTCCACTTCCACATCGGCGACGGGCTCTACAACGTCGCGTTCTCGGGGGACATCCGCTACGACAGCACCCGGCTGTTCGACGGCGCGGTCAACGAGTTCCCGCGGGTGGAGACGCTCGTCCTGGAGTCCACCTACGGCGGCCGCAACGACTACCAGACCGACCAGGACGACGCCGAGCGGAAACTCCGGAACCTCCTCCAGGGGGCCGCCGACCGGGACGGGACCGTCTTCCTCCCGGTCCACGCGGCCAGCCGCGCACAGGAACTCCTGCTCGTCCTCGAGGAGGCGATGCGCGAGGGCGACGTGCCGGAGCTGCCGGTGTACCTCGACGGGATGATCTGGGAGGCGACGGCGCTGCACACCACCTACCCCGACTACCTCAAGCGCGGCGTCCGCGACCGGGTCCGGGACCGCGAGGACAACCCCTTCCTCGCCGACCAGTTCACCCCGGTCGAGTCCGGCGACGACCGCGAGGCCATCGCCGCCCGCGACGAGGGCAGCGTCGTCCTCGCACCGCCGCACATGCTCACCGACGGCCCGTCCCGGGAGTGGCTCGCCCACCTCGCGCCCGACGCCGACACGACGATCGTCTTCCCGGACCACCAGGCCCAGGGGACGCTGGGCGAGCGCGTCCAGCGGGGGGCAAACGAGGTCCGCGTCGACGGCGAGACGGTCCCCGTCGAGGCCCGCGTCGAGACCGTCGACGGCTTCTCGGGCCACGCCGACCGGCAGGGCCTGGAGAACTTCGTGAAGACGATGCACCCCCGCCCGGACAAGGTCCTCTGTGTCCACGGGGAGTCCTCCCCCACGCAGGACCTGTCCTCGTCGCTGTACCACGACTACAACCTCCGGACGTTCTCGCCCGAGAACCTGGAGACGTTCCGGTTCGTCTAG
- a CDS encoding DUF7471 family protein, protein MLPPAHVGGHVADLHLDFAVVVAVSAVATLVLGAVGVAAYRRRRTRAYLFVALALCVLAARPLLAALSMAGIVSSPVHHTLEHVVDAVVVTLVVGAVYYARQVERRLDDESDEPDTEAADE, encoded by the coding sequence ATGCTACCGCCGGCCCACGTCGGAGGCCACGTCGCCGACCTCCACCTGGACTTCGCCGTCGTCGTCGCCGTCTCGGCGGTGGCGACCCTCGTCCTTGGCGCGGTCGGCGTCGCGGCCTACCGCCGCAGGCGGACCCGGGCGTACCTCTTCGTCGCGCTCGCGCTCTGTGTGCTCGCCGCCCGCCCGCTGCTTGCCGCCCTCTCGATGGCCGGTATCGTCAGCTCGCCGGTCCATCACACCCTGGAACACGTCGTCGACGCCGTCGTCGTGACCCTCGTCGTCGGCGCGGTCTACTACGCCCGCCAGGTGGAGCGCCGGCTGGACGACGAGAGCGACGAACCCGACACCGAGGCCGCCGACGAGTGA
- the proS gene encoding proline--tRNA ligase, whose product MSGEQELGITESKEHSPGEWYAEVVQKAGLADYAPMGGFIVTRPRGYAIWERLQNHLDGWFKDTGVQNAYFPLFIPESYLEREKDVVEGFDPEVAWVTQGGHEQLEERLAVRPTSESIIAPFMAQWTRSHRDLPMRLNQWCSVVRWEATETKPFFRTKEFLWQEGHTAHEDEDGAWEETMTRLDQYARLYEEVMAMPPLKGRKPPHDKFPGAHTTTTIETLMPDGKSVQAATSHYLGTSFADAFDITYAAGDDEEHTAHTTSWGISWRAMGALIMTHSDDQGLVIPPALAPDQVVVVPIWQEDNKDEVVDYAADLAAELDAAGVRVELDDREHRNPGFKFNEHELNGVPLRIEIGPHEVEDAEATLVHRPDGAEETVDREGIAETVRDHLDTVHAKLYADAEATLEGEIREAASREEILGTIGQHGGYVKCGWCGDEDCEDPIKEAIAAEIVMVPLDRDEEPIHDDCAICGEEAEETAYFAKSY is encoded by the coding sequence ATGAGCGGCGAGCAGGAACTCGGCATCACCGAGAGCAAGGAGCATTCGCCCGGCGAGTGGTACGCCGAGGTCGTCCAGAAGGCCGGCCTCGCGGACTACGCGCCGATGGGCGGATTCATCGTCACGCGTCCCCGCGGGTACGCGATCTGGGAGCGCCTCCAGAACCACCTCGACGGCTGGTTCAAGGACACCGGCGTCCAGAACGCCTACTTCCCGCTGTTCATCCCCGAGAGCTATCTCGAACGGGAGAAAGACGTCGTCGAGGGGTTCGACCCCGAAGTGGCGTGGGTGACACAGGGCGGCCACGAACAGCTGGAGGAGCGGCTGGCCGTCCGGCCCACGAGCGAGTCCATCATCGCGCCGTTCATGGCCCAGTGGACGCGCTCGCACCGCGACCTCCCGATGCGGCTGAACCAGTGGTGTTCCGTGGTCAGGTGGGAGGCCACCGAGACCAAGCCGTTCTTCCGCACCAAGGAGTTCCTCTGGCAGGAGGGCCACACCGCCCACGAGGACGAGGACGGCGCGTGGGAGGAGACGATGACCCGCCTCGACCAGTACGCGCGCCTCTACGAGGAGGTGATGGCGATGCCGCCGCTGAAGGGCCGCAAGCCCCCCCACGACAAGTTCCCCGGCGCACACACCACGACGACGATCGAGACGCTGATGCCCGACGGCAAGAGCGTCCAAGCCGCCACCTCCCACTACTTGGGGACGTCCTTCGCCGACGCCTTCGACATCACCTACGCGGCCGGCGACGACGAGGAGCACACGGCCCACACCACGTCGTGGGGGATCTCCTGGCGCGCGATGGGCGCGCTCATCATGACCCACTCCGACGACCAGGGGCTCGTCATCCCGCCCGCGCTCGCGCCCGATCAGGTCGTCGTCGTCCCCATCTGGCAGGAGGACAACAAGGACGAGGTCGTCGACTACGCCGCCGACCTGGCCGCCGAACTCGACGCGGCGGGCGTCCGCGTCGAACTCGACGATCGGGAACACCGCAACCCCGGGTTCAAGTTCAACGAACACGAGCTCAACGGCGTCCCGCTGCGGATCGAGATCGGTCCCCACGAGGTTGAGGACGCCGAGGCGACGCTGGTCCACCGCCCCGACGGCGCGGAGGAGACCGTCGACCGCGAGGGGATCGCCGAGACGGTCCGGGACCACCTCGACACCGTCCACGCCAAGCTGTACGCCGACGCCGAGGCGACCCTGGAGGGCGAGATCCGCGAGGCGGCGTCCCGCGAGGAGATCCTCGGCACCATCGGCCAGCACGGCGGCTACGTCAAGTGTGGCTGGTGTGGCGACGAGGACTGTGAGGACCCGATCAAGGAGGCCATCGCCGCCGAGATCGTGATGGTCCCGCTGGACCGCGACGAGGAGCCGATCCACGACGACTGCGCGATCTGTGGCGAGGAGGCCGAGGAGACGGCGTACTTCGCGAAGAGCTACTGA
- a CDS encoding HalOD1 output domain-containing protein: MTDTGDSGVSLPYHYDLDRHERLSDGVVAAVAAVVGADPTAVPEPDGLTPLYDAVDPEALDALFSPGTDGHVTFRYHGYEVTAYADERVIVRPADDPVVRRADRGQ, from the coding sequence ATGACCGACACTGGCGACTCGGGCGTGTCGCTCCCCTATCACTACGATCTGGACCGTCACGAACGGCTCAGCGACGGCGTCGTCGCCGCCGTCGCCGCAGTGGTGGGCGCGGACCCGACCGCCGTCCCCGAACCCGACGGACTCACGCCCCTCTATGACGCCGTCGATCCGGAGGCGCTGGACGCGCTGTTCTCTCCCGGGACGGACGGGCACGTCACGTTCCGGTACCACGGTTACGAGGTGACCGCGTACGCGGACGAACGCGTGATCGTCAGGCCCGCCGACGACCCGGTGGTCCGGCGCGCGGACCGAGGTCAGTAG